The genome window TGGCAAAGGGGCTATGACCCCTCATGCGGTAGTGGTTGATGACTGTTGAGTGAAAAGAGAGGGAGGACCCAGAGGTGCCTGCTATGTGGCTTGGGCACTCACCCTCACAATAGTTGGCATGATAGCCAGAGGGAGCAATGATCCAGTCATTCCAGCCAATGTCCTTGAAGCTGACAAAGAATTGTTTCTTACAGCAGATGTTGACCTTGCCATCACACTCCAAGCCCCGCCTACGCCTTCGATGAGGATGGTCTTCGGACTGCCTAGCCTGCAGCATGAGGAAAGGTCTATGTGattgttccttttcctcttccactgCTCCATCacttccatctttcttcttcccatctccatccacttctttcttcttcttcttgcccAGGAGCACTAGGCTGGCACCACTCTCCTGGCACTGCTCACAAGCAATCCGAACATCAAGAGAACTCTTTCCCTGGTCCAGCAGGCGCTGGATGCTGCTAGACACTGGGAATATGTGCCAGGTACTCTTCCGAGCATCAACCACTTTCTCTGATAGCAACAGTTCACTCCTCTCCCCCTTTAAGCCCATTTCCTCAGCCTCATCCCCCATGTccaagctgccctgtgggtgcttcTGCTGCTGAAACAGACGAATGGTGACTTTGGTCCTGGTTCTGTTGGCCTTGGGGACTTTCAGAAAGAGCCAGACTTCTGCACGCTCCACTACTGACAGGTCACTGCCTTCCTTGGAAATCTCGAAATGCAGTGTCTTCCTGGCTGTAcctgaagataaaataaaatgagagagagaaaaaagaattcGTGTTAACTGAAAATTGTACATCTATCAGTAACTCCAGGCAGTAAGAATCTTGTTATCCACTATGACACACAATGTTCAGTCAGCAATTTAGAGCCCATACATGAGATAAACCTGTTTCCATGTGGCCACTGAGTTGAAAGGGGTTTTACAGCTTTGAAATGAttgaataaaaatagtaatttttcacATGTGAAATTTACCTGAAAGGTAAACTTTAGTGCCTGTAAAAGCAGTTTTATTAGAACACAGTCCTGTGTGTTTCTTTATATGTTGCCTGTGACCATGCTTCACTTACACAGAATTGAGTAGTTATGGGAAACACTAACAGAGACAAGTATGTAGGCCTCGCTCTGTGATGAAGGGAACCTGAACTTCTGCATGTATTTCATTCACTCCTGAATTTTAGTTTAATCTATGAAATGGGAATGATGTAGAGACGTTTGGCAGATGATCTCACAGGTTTGACAGGATCTAACGGAGTCACATAAATGAAAAACCCTGGAAACCTTAGTAAGTTGTGGAACTATTTTCCCACAAAAATCCAAAAACCCTGTCCCTAGCATCTATGTGTGGGTCAGTGTGGGCCAGGTTCTCTGAGACAGTATTTTCTTTCTGTCACTACCTGGCCTAATCTGTCTGTCAACGTGTGCTGAGTTACAGCAGCAGGGTTTTCACCAAATGACCCCCCGAAGCTGAGTCAGGCCTCTCTCAAGTCATTTCTCCACTAAGCAGTTAAAGAAATCTTCCCTAAAAGTGGGTCTGCTCACAGCTGTCCCTTCTGTTGTGACCTTTTGTTTTCAGTCTCTAACAAACCCCCCATGACTTTGGACTATGCACCTCATGTAAGTCCATGTCCCTATGGTCCAGCTCTTTAACCCCTTGTGAACTCTGTACTCAACCCACCTGTAGCAGTGACACTGGCTGTTCCTGTGTCACCCCAGGTCAACCAAAACAATGCTTCTGATAATTCAACTGGACGCCACTTTGCACTGCCTCCCTTCTCCTCACTTACTACCCCTCTCACACCAATTTTGTTTAGGAAACCAGCTTCAGTCATATCTATCTTATTCACTGCCATGCTGTACTATGCAGCAAAGGGTGGGTAATTACTAGATGACTAATTAACAAATGGAGGCATATTAGCATTGAGTTGCCTTAAATTAAGAAAGCAATTCCTATCTCTGAACCCCTTATTTTTGCCTCTATTCATTTAGAATACACCAAATAAATACCAAAGATATACTTGACTTTCTATCTgcttttaagaaagaagaaatcccAGAAACCACTCAGATCTACCTAGATGTAGAGCCAGAACcttgctctttccttctcttctcacaGACACTTGTAGATTTATTATGCAGTCCCATTTATGATAAGAAACACGTGTCCAGACTAGAATTCTTTGATTGAGTATATATTTCCCTTCGCTTCCACGTTACCATTGGGAGGCATATAAAAGCATGCTCTCTTTTACCTGATCATGTCCCTACTCATAGCTGTCTGCTGTACACGGATCACACGTACAGTCTGGGAACAATCTTCAAGAGGTTCATCTATGACATCACAGTTCCCTAGGAGGATCTCCCTAACTGGCTTCCATAGTTAAAAGAAATCCAGCTCTACTCGTCAGTAGAGACCTTCAGATGTTTATGCTACCATGAATTTCAGCACAGTCTCAAGTGCGCTGCAGCAGAAGGTAAGCTTTTCTGTGCATAGTACACTGTAGATTCCAAGCTCAATTTAACACACTGTACACTGTGACTACAATAACTGGTAAGTTCACAAAGGCAAGGGCCAGGGAGCACTGACTACAGGCATGGAGAGACCTCTGGCATCTGCCTAGAAGTTTGCCAGGAAGATGGGGTAGCAGAGGCATTCCTCTGAGTGACTTCACATTTCAGCTAGgagtcaaaataaataattaatttagattTTGATTCCATAGTATATAAGAGCACGGAACagtgagaaaggaagacatgGTGACAGTTTTTCAAGTGAATTCTGCTTCACCCTTTGCTCAGTGAGTTTTtgctgattattttataagaaagtaAAGACTCTAGGAAGCAAAATCTAAGATGGAAATTGCAGAACATGCACATGAGGGTAGAGAGGCCCAGAAAGGTTGGGGTAAAGGAGGAATAGGGTACAGGGGGCCTGGGAAAGTACATGCTCCTCCACTGAAGGGGCACGACTGCTATTCCTTTGGAAAATATTAACTACCTACCTGTCgttttccttcctgcctccaagcAGAACACTTTCTGAAATTCTGAGCTGTGCAGGATGTCAGtccacagacagagagaataaatgtatCAGCTAAATTTGAGaagtctgaagagtctgccttcTTCTCTAGGAAACAGCTCCTGACTGACAAAGGTTCACTATGTCTCAAGTAAGGCAACCTTCTCCCCAACTCTGTTCTGTCTCCATCCACTCTTGGCGCGGGTGTGAGGGTAAAGAGGTTGACAGCAGTGCGAACCTGCTCAACCTAGGCTTTCCATAAACAGTCCTGGGCTGATTGCAGGTgctggggaaggggacaggagaggcTTACTTGGCATGCTAGAATAAGTGACTGTGCATACGAATTGCTTTCTATAATGGCCAGCAAGGCTGAGGCCATGTGCTCCTAGTCACACAGCCTGCAGGATGGCCCCTTATTTCATGGGAACAAGTTTCTAATGCCTGGGGTAGCTCCGCCCCTTCTTCACAGGCGGCTGTACTTGGAAGCAAATGATTTAGTGTTCCTGCAGGAGGATCGTACAAAGAGAGTGCTCATTAGAGGGGGCTCAGTCTGTCAGGTGCTGTTACATTAGGCTCAGAGAGTCATCATCCAGCGACTCTCAGGCTGGTCTTGGCTGACAATTAACTGCAAGCCACTGCCTGTGTGTCACGGGGAGGCAAGGGTGCTGATTTATGCCGCAGTTTAATTACCCAGCCGAAAGCCTCTGCTCCTGTATTTGTTTCCTCTCCAGCTTGCTTCATCTCTCCCCCATATTTCTGACATTTGGATTTTCCCCTACTAATTGACATGCCTGTCCCCTCCTTCTCCTGGTGTCCATTTCTGGAACTGCTATTTGTGTATTGCATGATATTTTatcagggaaaaaataaaactgaggtCCAATTTCATGAAAATGCTGTTGCCGTATGCCCAGGAGGACGGGGGAGGAGAGAGTCAAGCCTTCCTCCGTCTACCTCACGCACAGGTACATTTTACAAGTTCTATTGTATTCTGACTTATTAagcagtgcatttttttttttttttaccttagcTTTCATTGTAGAAGGGTGTGGGGAGAGCGAGATGGATGGAAGCTGAAGTGGATTGACTGTTTATCAGACCTGTTGGTTTCAGAAATATATTACAGCTCTCAGGTTAGTTACATAAGGATGAAAAAATATAATTAGCAAATGTTATACTCCCTTTATTTCTATTACATGAGAGAAATTGCTATATTGCAGAGACGCTTCCAGGAGGCCCCACGCTGAACATGTAATgatttggaaaaggaaagaaagatatctAAGGCTGAGGTGTTTAGGATCAACTTCCCATCCATATCAGGCCTGACTTACATATGTGGTGCTGTAAAATCCTGAAATAAATGCCTTCCCATAATGCTGCGTAAGCAAGTATGGCAGTCCTATGTCCAGGTGTGTGACGGGTTCCTCCACCAGGCCGCAGCTCCTCAGTTAAAGCCGCTGGCTCTCTAACCTTTCATTAACTACTCCCTGTAACgttcttttcctcctctgtgctATTTTCTGTCCTGAGGCTTGTGAGCAAGGCTTGTATCACAGCCTGCTCTGTCTGAGTAATTCACTAAGAAAGTCCCACGCAAACCCATGTGGGTGATAATACCTCATCACTTAAGCCCCTGTGAGCTTGGTGGACACAcagcaaagcagaagaaaatgggcAGAACATTCCATAGGGATACATTTTGTACCTTATAGGGAATACCTTTGAAATGCTGCCTGGGGGAAGGGCGGGACAGAAAGAAAGTCTACGTCAGCCTAAAGGAAGAGTGTTTGTAGCAATTCTCTTTTGCTTTCAGGATTTTTCACTAGCTTGGTCACAGAGGTATGCCAGGGCTTAAGGAAGCAGGCTTTTTGTTCCCTTCCCCAACATTAGTGTGTAAATGCCACATACACAAAAGTCCAGGTATCAGATTTGTGAGTATAAGACCATTTTCATTAAATAATCAATATACACACAGGTTTCAGCTGACTTTAGCCCAGTTTTCCTCACCAACGTCCTGGGTAAATATGCTTCCCTTTTACAAATGGGTAATAATGACATCTCTGTTAATATGGAAAGCCATGCTATTCATGGTGCACATTTAAACTCACCGTGAGGGGAGCACAGCTCTACTGTAAAATATGTGTTACTCTAATTTTCCATTCTTCGTCAAGTTTCCCTGTGCCTAGATACAGCACAGTCAATAGCATAAAGGGCCAGCATTACAGCCTGTGTGTTCTCTAAGGCACTAAGTCGGCCTCTGGATGGCTTCCAGGGGTTTctgcagaaggcagagagtgagGTCTGAAAGgttatccccccccccatcctacaATAGAGAATCTCACTTACAGCAGGCATATTAGCTTGCTTCTATGAATTATCCTGTCTAAATTTTTGGCTTTAATACCTCTCATTTGGGATCCATTTTTTGAATTATTGTAAATCTTCGGGCCTGAGTAACTTATCATCCatttaaataatgatttaaaaaaaaaggattaaaccTTTGAAAAAAGAGGAGTCTCACTTCAtaatatacatagaaaaataaattctcaagATTCAACCCAGAAagttttcccagagttcctcaaAACTTTTACACTTTTAATTTTGGACCTAGGAACCAGTCAAGCATGGAGACTTccgaaagaaagtgaagaaatcaTGCTCAAGTTTGATAGAGCAGAAGGGCCAAGGCAAATAAGTATTTTCATGAAAAGTGGGAAGGTACTCCTTCTCTCCATGTGAAAACTGCATCTCTCCCCTGCCATCATCTCCTATCCCTACTACACTACACCCACtccacaggcaaaaaaaaaaaaaaaaaaaaaaaaaaaaaaaaaaaaaaacagtgctcaTCTCTTTGCACATCCTTCCCCCACGGTTTCTCTCCACACTCTCAGCTAGGAAACAAATGCGTCCTCAGCAGCTGAACTCCATGTTCCTACCAGGCGTTAaataaatagtctttttttttttttctctctccctgttgGAAGTCACTTGTCATTTTTGTCCCTTGTGAAAAGCATTGATAAGGCAGGCAAACTAGGAAGCAGAATTGGGGGAGATGGAAGATGTTTTTGTAAAACCCAGGCGACCGTATTAGGGAGAGACTGTGCTCACATCAGTGTGGCTGATGATTCACACACATCCCAagccctgttttgtttgtttttgaaatgtatCACTCCTCTGTGACCGATGGAGCTGTGGGATATTCACGTGGACCACAGCGTTCCTActgctgtgtctctgtctcacttAATGTATCACAGGTACTTGTGCACCTCCCAGCCCATGAGATCTTAACTCTTGGGGAAGATGGGATTGTGGGGAGGAAGTAACTGATAAACTTCCAGATTAAGGTGCCACATCGGGGGGCTTCAAGCGGGCACAAAACTGCGTTTTCCAGATTAGCTGAAACAGAGATGAAGATTCAGGGATGCGCCCTCTTGTGGCCAATCTTTTCCAAAATTCAGATAAGTGTGAAACCTTCAAGGTTCAGAGGTTCACTGAGGTGCAGTTCACAAGACAGGCCAAAAGAAACGCAGGGAATGGAGCTCTGGGAGTTTGCTCCATTTTCAGATGGCTTTCTTGGGGTGTAGAGAAACCCTCTTCAGGTGATCTCATGTCTAACTCATATCTTCTGTACCTGGTATCCTCCAAGAGGGGAGAGGTATGCTACTTTTAGACAACATCTGGGCAGTATTTATTCAGGCatcactttttttgtttctctatCCTATGTAGCAGGCACTCCAGTAAGGTAATTGTGAAAATCAGCAACTAACCATGGCAGACTAATTATGCAGACTCAATGGTAGGCTGTTACCGTACAACTACTCTAACAAAGCAAAAGTAGGTAAGACACAGTGAATCGGCCAAGAAGTCCTCTCTCTGATCTCAATTTCATTGAGAATTTAAGTCATAGTTGGATTGGCTTTACTCAACCACACTGCcattcctttgaagaaaagggagTACTGAAAGTTTGGGGCCAGCCGTATGTTAACTTTGGGAAGCACTCTTGGGTGAcacctataaaaataaaatcagttttatttattggaACGGATTTCAGAGAGCTTGGGAGTAAATATCTGCTGCTTAGTCAATGCAATCCAAATCAACTCCACAAAGCTGAACTACTTCCTACCTGAACACAGTAGGACAGATTCAGTTAAAAGCTCAAGGTACTGTCACCTGGCcgtctctttatttttatgtttttttggttttttttttttcagctttatcAAATAATCTTGAGCGAAGAGGCCAAAGGGGGAAAACAAAAGCATCCCATAACAGGAATCTTGATATTAAAAGACACATCTATGGTGTGCTTACAGATGACATTCCATGACTGTACTCTATGTTGTACAAAtagttacaaaaagaaaaagaaaaaaaaaaaagcacatgctCTTTTCTATTCTTGAAATATGTTCATGTACTACATAGAAAAGTAGAACTACTCCAAAAGCAACAAGACAGATCTTTGCCattcattttcatgtattttctctAATTAATCAGATGATAAATATGTTTCCTACATAGGCAAAATGCTTATATCATACTCTACACTATTTAGAGAGTAGATTGTCTATACTATGATCCTTATTTACATCTATGAAATTATAATAAATCAACTTGAAGTCAATGTGTGCTTCTTCTCACATGAGAAGTAAGTAGCTGTAACAAACACACCATGTTCCTGGACTAGAAGGAGTTTCCACTTACAAATTTTACACTCAGTCAGTGCGTGAGTCCAGTGAATCACCGTTGTAAATAGTAACTCATTTTCTCTCAAACTAAACAACAGAGAGGCAAAAATGACAAGATCCTATTTAACTGAGGGAGTCATTAGCATTGAGAAGGCCATAAGTAAGAAAGAGTGTAAATGGCCTATTCTTTGCCAAATCTCTAACTGCCAAGCGATGAATTTTCTGTAGAAGCCCAGTAAGGCAGAGGGTAGGACAGAGTGCTGGCATCCACTGTGCAGTTAAACACAGTGGAAGTCATATGTATAGTCACATGATACAGTTAAAACCAGTTAGTAGAAACTGCAGCTGAGACCAGCATAGGTGAAGGTTGTATAGAAAAACATGTGAGGACCAGGACCAACCTTCTATAGCACAGAACCCATCCCATGCACACCAGCCAATGTGATTCTCTTGCACCTTCATATTATGAAAGCTGAAGAAAATGAAGTGGCAACCTGAAAGGTCCAACCTGTCTTTTTGTTCAGTAAGGTTCAGAAAATAAAGTCACCATAACCAAGGTTTGGGGAACTGTATCAAGAAGGACCTGGTAGGCAAGAACGTAGGGCATGGACAGAGCTAACCTGCCTGGGAAACTGCTGGGATAGTGAGGCTTCTCCCAAGGAGGAACTCACCAAGCCAGCAGCCTGTGGAATCCCACCCTACCCACCCCCCAAGGATGCCCAGGTCTTGCATGGCTTTCTTGAAAACAGAACATCTGACTCAACAGGTTTTCAGGATTGGAAATTTTGAGTGTTGCCTTAATTGTTTATACTGCTGCAGCAAACTTTTAAACAAAATGCTGGGAGTCCCTGCACATACTTTACTAGCCATATGCTATACCAAACAAAACAATGGCATTCCTTTCAAATGGCTTTGGCAAGGGATCCTATTCCTTAGCCTGGCATTTACCATGAAAGTGAAAAGGTATTATTAACCCATCTGTATGCCAGCTCCCACAGACTTACAGACTTGTAGTAAGATCTGTGTCCTCCTGATGTTATGAACAGCCAGTTCCAAGTCTAGGGCCTTGTCTTTAGACAGGTACTTTCTACACAGCAACAGGTTAGTTTCTGTGTTGCTGAGCCAATGATTAGAATCTATTCAAGTCTTAAGTCTTAAGGTTTGAGTCGTTCATCATAGTGTCTGAAAGCACACTGTCAAGGTTGCATTCCTTGGCAAAAAGTTCTTAGTAACTTTACAAAGAACGAAACTGGGTTGGGGGTGAGGTTCTTTGGCTTTTGatgctgttgcttttgtttttattttgtttttattccgaAAGCAACGCTATTCCGAAAGTAATCTCTAATTCAATGCTAACTGCCCTGGGAGTTGCTCTTTCCTGTCTTGGGTGGATTGTGCACAGAGGCAGGCTTTCCAGAGGTGAAAATGATTGTCACTAATAAATATGCCCCGCGACTGGCTCCAATGTGGCCCCAGATCAGACATTTAAAGGAGATTTGTTTTCAGACAGTGGCTTCATCCGTGCCTTTGCACCCGGCTCCCAGGCACTCTCACTCCTACCCCAGAAAAACTTTGGATGGGGTCCAGATGCTGCCTCTGCACCCCCAAACCCCCAAGTGCCCTGCTTTCATCTGGCTGCTCAGATCTGGTTTCCTAGGCAGGGCAGCTAGGGAGCTCCATGCAGACTGCCTTCCAGCTTCAGACTGGCCCAAGAGCTTCCTCTCTGGGTAACCGCTGAATTTATTTAGCAAGTGTAAGCTAGCCATCGCGGGGCAGGGCTCCCTGGCAAAGAagtcctctccccctcctctgcctctccggCGCCACCATCACCTAATAACTAATAACCTTCCCGGGCGGTCGCTAGCGGGAGGGGAAGAAGTTCCTGCTAGGACTGTCAACGAAATACAtttccctgcccccgcccccacccccaacgcCAGCACCCACCTGACTCGGCAAAGGTGATGATCTCCGAGGTCTGCTCCATGAGTTCATTCATTTCGGCCCTCCTGCCAATGTCGTCCTCTATCTCCACATACCCGTTCTCCCCCACTTTGCCCACATGAAGCTTTCTGATCGCGTTGAGAAGCGCCGCCTTGGGCACCGGCTGGGTGACATCGGGTCTCTTCTTCAAGTGCAGCATGTTTAGGATGTGTTTCTTGACAGCCTCTACCATCTCTGGCTGAGAGTTAGGTCCATCCTTCGGAAGGGTGGCCAGCGCACAGGACGGGCAGTCCGGGGCTGCGCCGTGCCCCTCGGGTCCTGGGGTGGGGGAACTCCTCACTATAATCCAGCAACTTGCCAACAGAAATCCTCTCAGCCAAAGCAAGGGCATCCTGGCAGCAAAAGTCGTAGGGTTGCCTTCTTTAAAGgccctgcttttcctcccaccCTCACGCACagggttgtatttttttttttttttttggacttttttttttccttctcctcttcagcAAATTCTCTGGAACAAGAGCAAAAAGTTTTCTGTGAAGTTTTGTTTGCAGGTTCCCTCTCTGAATGCAGTCAGTGCTGTAGGTTTGTGGCTGTCAGGGAGGAGAGTTCTGACTGTCTCCGagtaaaagagaaggaaggagggagggagagagggagggagagagggagggaggaaggaagagacagggtgggggggagacagagactgagagaggatgggagggagagagacagggagaaaggagagagggggagagaagacagagggagagggggagaaagagagggagagcaagggagggggaggggagggagggagggagagagagggagagagagagagagagagagagagagagagagagagagagagagagagagagagagagagagagagagacacggatTGGCcctaagtgagtgagtgaatgggaGAGGGAGGGCGGGCGGCTGTGAGTAAGAGCTGtgactggggaggagggacagCCCGTTTCTGACAGGCTGCCTTCCTTCTGCTCCTCGCTCCCTCGCGCACACCTCTCTTCAAATCCTGCcattctctgggggtgggggtgggggggggtgattCTTCAGTCCTTTCTACAATAAATGCTCCTAATTCTGTTCACTTT of Peromyscus leucopus breed LL Stock chromosome 5, UCI_PerLeu_2.1, whole genome shotgun sequence contains these proteins:
- the Inhba gene encoding inhibin beta A chain; the protein is MPLLWLRGFLLASCWIIVRSSPTPGPEGHGAAPDCPSCALATLPKDGPNSQPEMVEAVKKHILNMLHLKKRPDVTQPVPKAALLNAIRKLHVGKVGENGYVEIEDDIGRRAEMNELMEQTSEIITFAESGTARKTLHFEISKEGSDLSVVERAEVWLFLKVPKANRTRTKVTIRLFQQQKHPQGSLDMGDEAEEMGLKGERSELLLSEKVVDARKSTWHIFPVSSSIQRLLDQGKSSLDVRIACEQCQESGASLVLLGKKKKKEVDGDGKKKDGSDGAVEEEKEQSHRPFLMLQARQSEDHPHRRRRRGLECDGKVNICCKKQFFVSFKDIGWNDWIIAPSGYHANYCEGECPSHIAGTSGSSLSFHSTVINHYRMRGHSPFANLKSCCVPTKLRPMSMLYYDDGQNIIKKDIQNMIVEECGCS